In Halopelagius inordinatus, a single genomic region encodes these proteins:
- the trpB gene encoding tryptophan synthase subunit beta, with protein MTDGDFEGYGGRHVPDALEDALERLANGYDEISNTDEFRTDLRELLETFAGRPTALYYARNLSDRYGADIYLKREDLLHGGAHKINNALGQALLAKKAGRERLIAETGAGQHGTATAMVGALLNLDTEIYMGKKDVRRQQMNVFRMRLMGAEVNEVTRGGVGLADAVDAALEDFARNIDDTHYLVGSVVGPDPFPRMVRDFQSVIGREARDQFLDRTGELPDAAVACVGGGSNAIGLFHAFRDDDSVEFYGAEGGGEGSDSKRHAAPLAEGRDDVIHGMRTRVIDDDVAVHSVSAGLDYPGVGPEHAMFRAIGRAEYTGVTDDEALAAFRELSETEGIIPALESSHAVARAIELAESGDHDTILVNLSGRGDKDMETAAEKFDL; from the coding sequence ATGACCGACGGCGATTTCGAGGGGTACGGCGGACGACACGTCCCCGACGCACTGGAAGACGCACTCGAACGACTGGCGAACGGGTACGACGAGATTTCGAACACCGACGAGTTCCGAACCGACCTCCGCGAACTGCTCGAGACGTTCGCGGGGCGGCCGACAGCCCTCTACTACGCGCGCAACCTCAGCGACCGATACGGCGCGGACATCTACCTCAAGCGGGAGGACCTGCTCCACGGCGGCGCACACAAGATAAACAACGCGCTCGGACAGGCGTTGTTGGCGAAGAAAGCGGGGAGAGAGCGCCTCATCGCCGAAACGGGTGCGGGCCAACACGGGACGGCGACGGCGATGGTCGGCGCGCTTCTGAACCTCGACACGGAGATATACATGGGGAAAAAAGACGTGCGGCGACAGCAGATGAACGTCTTCCGGATGCGGCTTATGGGCGCGGAGGTGAACGAGGTGACCCGCGGCGGCGTGGGTCTGGCCGACGCCGTCGACGCCGCGTTGGAGGACTTCGCACGGAACATCGACGACACGCACTATCTCGTCGGGAGCGTCGTCGGACCCGACCCGTTCCCGCGGATGGTCCGGGACTTCCAGAGCGTCATCGGCCGCGAGGCGCGCGACCAGTTCCTCGACCGGACGGGCGAACTGCCGGACGCCGCGGTGGCCTGCGTCGGCGGGGGGTCGAACGCGATCGGCCTGTTCCACGCGTTCCGCGACGACGACTCGGTCGAGTTCTACGGCGCGGAAGGCGGCGGCGAGGGCTCCGACTCGAAGCGTCACGCCGCGCCCCTCGCGGAGGGGAGAGACGACGTCATCCACGGAATGCGGACGCGCGTCATCGACGACGACGTGGCGGTTCACTCGGTTTCGGCCGGTCTGGACTACCCCGGCGTCGGGCCCGAACACGCCATGTTCCGCGCTATCGGCCGCGCGGAGTACACGGGCGTGACCGACGACGAAGCCCTCGCGGCGTTCCGCGAACTCAGCGAGACGGAGGGAATCATCCCGGCGCTCGAATCGAGTCACGCGGTCGCCAGAGCCATAGAACTCGCCGAGTCCGGCGACCACGACACGATTCTCGTCAACCTCTCGGGGCGCGGCGACAAGGACATGGAAACCGCCGCCGAGAAGTTCGACCTCTGA
- a CDS encoding metallophosphoesterase family protein, giving the protein MLVLGDAHADDPDRRESLRAAYRAADEDAALQVGDLLCYDLPAPTWFVAGNNEDFDVIDALRRGDATLSTAERPHLLASTADEVAGLRVAGLSGNYAPTKYDNSRAELTGGRRRHFVRSEVERAKSLSDVDVFLCHEAPHGLLRVGGGRDPGCAAVDEILRAVEPELCLVGHHHRHAEATFGDVRVVSLVPVWEGYYTLDAETLELDRHPVPDAV; this is encoded by the coding sequence ATGCTCGTCCTCGGGGACGCCCACGCCGACGACCCGGACCGGAGAGAGTCGCTCCGTGCGGCCTACCGCGCGGCGGACGAAGACGCCGCGCTCCAGGTCGGTGACCTCCTGTGCTACGACCTGCCCGCGCCGACGTGGTTCGTCGCGGGAAACAACGAGGACTTCGACGTGATCGACGCCCTCCGGCGCGGCGACGCGACGCTTTCGACCGCCGAACGACCGCACCTCCTCGCGAGCACCGCGGACGAGGTGGCGGGCCTCCGCGTGGCGGGACTCTCCGGCAACTACGCGCCGACGAAGTACGACAACTCGCGGGCGGAACTGACCGGCGGGCGGCGGCGACATTTCGTCCGGTCCGAGGTCGAACGCGCGAAGTCGCTGTCCGACGTGGACGTGTTCCTCTGTCACGAAGCGCCGCACGGACTCCTCCGCGTCGGCGGCGGGCGCGACCCCGGATGCGCCGCGGTCGACGAGATACTCCGCGCCGTCGAACCCGAACTCTGCCTCGTCGGACACCACCACCGCCACGCCGAGGCGACGTTCGGCGACGTCCGCGTCGTCAGCCTCGTGCCCGTCTGGGAGGGGTACTACACGCTCGACGCCGAGACGCTAGAACTGGACCGCCACCCCGTTCCCGACGCGGTGTAG